Proteins encoded in a region of the Paenibacillus pedocola genome:
- a CDS encoding sulfurtransferase TusA family protein → MIKADQSLDCKGLACPMPIVKTKKAMDQLEAGQVIEVQATDKGSLADIKGWAKNTGHQYLGTIEEDNVLKHYLRKASPDEIKEQKKYMHVISNEELEKKLASDEKVMVLDVREPAEYAFNRIPGALSIPLGELENRLNELNRGDSIYVICRTGARSDLACQLLAAKDFKDVHNVEPGMSEWTGLTKNNEYNN, encoded by the coding sequence ATGATTAAAGCAGATCAATCACTGGATTGCAAAGGACTGGCATGTCCGATGCCGATCGTGAAAACCAAGAAAGCGATGGACCAGCTTGAAGCGGGTCAGGTCATCGAAGTTCAAGCCACCGATAAAGGCTCTCTAGCCGATATTAAGGGATGGGCAAAGAATACCGGACATCAATATTTGGGAACCATTGAAGAGGATAACGTGCTCAAACATTATCTTCGCAAAGCCAGCCCGGATGAGATTAAGGAGCAAAAAAAATATATGCATGTTATCTCTAATGAAGAGCTTGAGAAAAAACTGGCGAGTGATGAGAAGGTGATGGTTCTCGATGTTCGTGAACCTGCTGAATATGCATTTAATCGAATTCCAGGTGCGTTATCCATTCCTCTCGGTGAACTTGAGAATCGTTTGAATGAACTCAATCGAGGAGATAGTATCTATGTTATTTGCCGGACGGGAGCACGTAGTGATCTGGCGTGCCAGCTGCTAGCCGCAAAAGACTTCAAAGATGTGCATAATGTTGAACCTGGCATGTCCGAATGGACAGGATTAACGAAAAATAACGAATACAATAACTAA
- a CDS encoding YncE family protein, with the protein MITNNEDNNVTVLDTKTHEQVTTIPTGKGPHGFRVSADSKFAYVANMSEDTISVLNLETMKEDGKITVGQTPVTTAVTNDGQTLIATLNAENAVAIVDLKDGSSVKVPVGNGPAQVFVQSDNKYAIVANQGTEENPSNSISKIDLSTQQVVATIETGKGAHGVVTNKDNSRIYVTNMFENTVSVIDNQENKVITQVKVGTTPNGISFTP; encoded by the coding sequence CTGATCACAAATAATGAAGATAATAATGTAACGGTTCTTGATACGAAGACCCATGAACAAGTAACAACAATTCCTACCGGTAAGGGGCCGCATGGATTTAGAGTTTCTGCGGATAGTAAATTTGCATATGTAGCGAATATGAGTGAAGATACCATCAGCGTGTTAAACCTGGAAACGATGAAGGAAGATGGAAAGATTACAGTCGGTCAAACGCCTGTTACAACGGCTGTGACAAACGATGGTCAAACTTTGATCGCGACACTTAACGCTGAAAATGCCGTCGCCATTGTTGATTTGAAAGATGGGAGTAGTGTGAAAGTACCTGTTGGCAATGGCCCTGCACAAGTATTCGTTCAGTCCGATAACAAATATGCAATTGTTGCAAATCAAGGTACAGAGGAAAACCCTTCAAACAGCATCTCCAAAATTGATTTAAGCACTCAACAGGTCGTAGCTACGATTGAAACAGGTAAGGGCGCTCATGGAGTTGTAACAAATAAAGATAATAGTCGCATATATGTAACGAACATGTTTGAAAATACCGTTAGCGTTATCGATAACCAAGAAAACAAGGTAATTACCCAGGTTAAGGTTGGGACAACTCCGAATGGTATTAGTTTTACGCCCTAA
- a CDS encoding C40 family peptidase: protein MKKVILSLLGAAVIFTTAVPNTFASEVSLESEVNQVLGTPYLWGGTTKAGFDCSGFILYVLKKFNVDDLPRTSQSQAKVGTPVAKENLRSGDLVFFNTFGKGISHAGIYLGDDQFAHSSSSKGVSISKLSEGYYKDRYVTARRVVDKESYLSMVN, encoded by the coding sequence CTGAAGAAAGTCATTTTATCTTTACTAGGAGCTGCAGTTATTTTCACAACAGCTGTACCAAATACTTTCGCAAGTGAGGTAAGCCTGGAGAGTGAAGTGAATCAAGTACTCGGGACACCTTATTTATGGGGTGGAACCACTAAGGCAGGATTCGATTGTTCCGGATTCATCCTGTATGTACTAAAAAAGTTTAATGTGGATGATCTTCCACGCACTTCCCAGTCACAAGCTAAAGTAGGGACACCCGTTGCAAAAGAAAACTTACGATCAGGAGATTTGGTGTTTTTTAATACCTTTGGTAAAGGTATCTCCCATGCCGGAATTTACTTAGGCGATGATCAATTCGCCCACTCCTCAAGCAGTAAGGGAGTAAGCATAAGCAAGTTGTCCGAAGGATACTACAAAGATCGTTATGTTACGGCTCGGCGTGTAGTAGATAAAGAGAGTTATCTTAGTATGGTAAATTAA
- a CDS encoding response regulator transcription factor — protein sequence MSKLQVLIVDDEWNMRNLIRIYLMKEGFRIQEAATGQEALSMIKKHSFDIVLLDVMMPDMDGWQVCKEVRETETVPILMLTARSETKDKIHGLGVGADDYLTKPFEPEELLARIYSLIRRSTISKSVQPQQWVMEFPQITIFPDAREVRIQDTSVDFTQKEFDLLVVLAQSWQRAYTREELVERIWGHEYEGEVRVVDTHIKNIREKLQKAGMSYNPIQTVWGVGYKFHASGDDV from the coding sequence ATGTCGAAACTGCAGGTATTAATTGTAGATGATGAATGGAACATGAGAAATTTAATTCGTATATATTTGATGAAGGAAGGCTTCCGAATCCAGGAAGCTGCAACCGGTCAAGAGGCTCTGTCGATGATTAAGAAACATTCTTTTGATATTGTATTGCTTGATGTAATGATGCCTGATATGGATGGTTGGCAAGTATGCAAGGAGGTTAGGGAAACCGAAACAGTACCTATCTTGATGCTCACGGCACGCTCTGAAACCAAGGACAAGATTCATGGACTTGGGGTGGGTGCAGATGATTATTTAACGAAGCCGTTTGAGCCTGAAGAGCTATTGGCCAGAATCTATTCATTAATCCGTAGATCAACCATTTCAAAGTCCGTTCAACCTCAACAATGGGTGATGGAATTTCCACAGATAACTATCTTTCCGGATGCCCGAGAGGTTCGTATACAAGATACTTCAGTTGATTTTACCCAGAAGGAATTTGATCTTCTCGTGGTGTTAGCCCAGAGCTGGCAGCGTGCCTATACCAGAGAGGAACTGGTAGAAAGAATTTGGGGTCATGAATATGAGGGTGAGGTTCGGGTTGTCGATACTCATATTAAAAATATTCGTGAAAAATTGCAAAAGGCAGGAATGAGTTATAACCCGATACAAACCGTTTGGGGAGTAGGATATAAATTCCATGCTTCCGGAGACGATGTATGA
- a CDS encoding multicopper oxidase family protein, protein MSTKGLIWLFIFAMIIGGTAAGIYYSQTSASSTSSSAMDGMNMEDTSADEHLNHDSSNTSASENDTMSEETPEPSPSPEADITTSQEVSSNSNDTLNGASPSNELINLQPKPGQPVKGFTLTAMESNLQITEGVTLPVWTYNGTVPGQEIRVTQGDFVQVTLKNDLKVPVTIHWHGYPVSSETDGVPGVSQDAVLPGETFTYSFSVDVAGTYWYHSHQESSEQVDKGLYGALIVEPKDTARPDKDYTLLLDEWINPEDASNAQETTGMSGMEGMAGMADTTSMSDEEMMSSMYSLYTVNGKSGAMITPLEAKVGDTVRLRLINAGYRSHAIHIPGEFKVVSTDGQDIEKPTTLQNQLVTVAPGERYDIEFKVSSPEDFTIDAHDDNKYNDQLVIPFKVAGSNGKVKAVQHSDLTGFDLFSYGKPATKAGAAAAETYALEYTAVLNSKMNGDQLVYTINDKVFSDLPALQVKTGDNVKITFINEGEVDHPMHVHGHFFQVLEKNGVKVNSTLMKDTVLVKPGEKIVITFKADNPGSWMIHCHELHHAAAGMAQQLIYSDFVSSYTPDPSKADNKPE, encoded by the coding sequence TTGAGTACTAAAGGTCTTATTTGGTTGTTTATCTTTGCTATGATTATCGGAGGAACAGCGGCCGGAATATATTATAGTCAGACATCGGCTTCCAGTACGAGTTCAAGTGCAATGGATGGTATGAATATGGAAGATACTAGTGCAGACGAGCACCTGAATCACGATTCTTCAAATACAAGTGCTTCAGAGAACGATACAATGTCTGAAGAAACACCAGAACCGAGCCCTTCACCGGAAGCAGATATTACAACTTCCCAAGAGGTTAGCAGCAATTCAAATGATACATTAAATGGAGCTAGTCCATCCAATGAACTCATAAATCTACAGCCTAAACCAGGACAACCCGTTAAGGGCTTTACTCTAACTGCCATGGAAAGTAATCTGCAAATTACTGAGGGTGTGACCCTGCCAGTCTGGACCTACAACGGAACTGTGCCTGGTCAGGAAATCCGTGTAACTCAAGGTGATTTTGTGCAGGTAACACTTAAAAATGATTTGAAGGTTCCGGTTACGATTCATTGGCATGGCTATCCAGTGTCATCTGAAACAGATGGAGTGCCTGGAGTCAGTCAGGATGCTGTGCTCCCGGGTGAAACCTTTACCTACAGTTTCTCGGTGGATGTTGCTGGAACCTATTGGTATCATTCACACCAGGAAAGCTCTGAACAAGTAGATAAAGGGCTTTATGGTGCCCTAATTGTAGAACCGAAGGACACCGCAAGACCGGATAAAGACTATACCTTACTATTGGATGAGTGGATTAACCCGGAGGATGCTTCGAATGCTCAAGAAACAACAGGTATGTCAGGCATGGAAGGTATGGCGGGAATGGCTGATACGACAAGTATGAGTGATGAAGAAATGATGTCTTCCATGTATAGCCTATACACCGTCAACGGCAAGTCCGGAGCAATGATCACACCTCTTGAGGCTAAAGTGGGAGATACCGTTAGACTTCGTTTAATCAACGCAGGTTATCGCTCCCATGCCATTCATATCCCTGGCGAATTTAAAGTAGTTAGTACAGACGGACAGGATATTGAGAAGCCCACTACACTCCAGAATCAATTGGTGACGGTTGCCCCTGGAGAGCGTTATGATATCGAGTTTAAAGTAAGCTCACCAGAGGATTTTACCATTGATGCACATGATGACAATAAGTATAATGATCAGCTGGTAATTCCATTTAAAGTTGCTGGCAGCAACGGAAAAGTTAAGGCAGTTCAGCATTCGGATCTAACCGGATTTGATCTGTTTAGTTATGGGAAGCCTGCCACCAAGGCGGGCGCTGCTGCGGCTGAAACATATGCCCTTGAGTATACAGCTGTATTGAATTCCAAAATGAATGGAGATCAGCTAGTGTATACGATCAACGATAAAGTCTTCTCAGACCTGCCGGCACTTCAGGTGAAAACCGGGGATAACGTAAAAATAACGTTTATCAACGAAGGGGAAGTGGATCACCCCATGCATGTACATGGACACTTTTTTCAGGTACTGGAGAAAAACGGGGTGAAAGTAAATAGTACTCTTATGAAGGATACCGTACTAGTTAAACCAGGTGAGAAAATTGTGATTACCTTTAAGGCAGACAATCCCGGAAGTTGGATGATTCACTGCCATGAGCTTCATCATGCAGCTGCAGGGATGGCACAGCAGCTGATATATAGTGATTTTGTCTCCAGCTACACTCCTGATCCCTCCAAGGCAGATAACAAGCCTGAATAA
- a CDS encoding cytochrome b/b6 domain-containing protein has translation MKFDFILHWLWALVFSILALSGIAMAGAKYGWVMQYDIATADVVHRVAAIVYVLLTLIVILYEIIRILRRDKTIKPWLVFGPSGYGLFTFITTLIFIITGAFIWLFMDSDKAGTALSLWIHEKLTYLAVASVIWHIYMKTHALMWPKKKMQKAK, from the coding sequence TTGATTTTATCCTTCACTGGTTATGGGCGCTTGTATTCTCGATACTAGCGCTTAGTGGAATTGCTATGGCAGGAGCTAAGTATGGTTGGGTCATGCAATACGATATTGCTACAGCCGATGTTGTACACCGCGTTGCGGCTATCGTGTATGTGCTACTGACACTTATCGTGATCCTCTATGAGATCATCCGAATTCTCAGACGGGATAAGACCATAAAGCCTTGGCTTGTATTCGGCCCATCCGGTTATGGACTCTTCACCTTCATTACCACACTGATCTTCATTATTACGGGCGCTTTTATCTGGCTCTTCATGGATAGCGATAAAGCTGGTACGGCCCTTTCACTATGGATCCACGAAAAGTTGACTTATCTGGCGGTTGCCAGTGTGATCTGGCATATCTACATGAAGACTCATGCGCTTATGTGGCCCAAGAAAAAGATGCAGAAGGCAAAATAA
- a CDS encoding ArsR/SmtB family transcription factor, giving the protein MEIQFEAYAQAAELLKALAHPVRLCIVKGIIDNGSCNVTYMQECLELPQSTVSQHLQKLRSLGIVETEKNGLNIIYSVKDERIKHLIQILGGE; this is encoded by the coding sequence ATGGAAATACAATTTGAAGCCTATGCTCAGGCGGCTGAATTATTAAAGGCTTTAGCCCACCCGGTTAGATTATGTATTGTAAAAGGAATCATCGATAATGGAAGTTGCAATGTGACCTACATGCAGGAATGTTTGGAACTTCCACAATCAACGGTTTCCCAACATCTCCAGAAGCTTAGATCTCTAGGTATTGTGGAGACAGAGAAAAATGGCCTTAATATCATTTATTCCGTTAAAGACGAACGAATAAAACATCTGATACAAATATTAGGGGGAGAATAA
- a CDS encoding DUF2933 domain-containing protein, with protein MDWSWLVALVCPLMMIFMMFGMRGGHSHGPHKKQLSVEEVQQELLNLKEKNELLQKEIQGLKDKAI; from the coding sequence ATGGATTGGTCTTGGTTAGTCGCTCTGGTTTGTCCGTTAATGATGATATTTATGATGTTCGGTATGCGAGGAGGACATAGCCATGGGCCTCATAAAAAACAACTTTCTGTTGAAGAAGTACAGCAAGAATTATTGAACTTAAAAGAAAAAAATGAGCTATTGCAAAAAGAAATTCAAGGCCTAAAAGATAAAGCAATTTAG
- the lgt gene encoding prolipoprotein diacylglyceryl transferase has product MRVELFEIGGFTLRSYGVIVALAVLAAMGVAIYLARETSFRKHIPNMILYVLGGALLGARIWHVFFFQWDYYSEHLSDIVAIWKGGISIQGALIGGFITAAVYARVHQISFWELADTLAPAIILGHAIGRIACFLNGDAFGSPTNAGFGIVYPEGTLAYDQYGAVPLWPAEVWEGQWDFMVFAILISLKNRKLPKGVLFLSYNVLYAAGRFSLEYLRGDSPRYALNWTAGQWTSVSVISIALVFMVVFIRKHRSDIQIISSTEI; this is encoded by the coding sequence GTGAGAGTAGAATTATTTGAAATCGGTGGATTTACACTTCGTTCCTATGGAGTTATCGTTGCGCTGGCAGTTCTGGCAGCGATGGGGGTTGCTATATATCTAGCAAGAGAGACATCATTTCGTAAACATATCCCCAATATGATCTTATATGTTTTGGGCGGAGCCCTATTAGGGGCTAGAATCTGGCATGTATTCTTTTTTCAATGGGATTACTATTCAGAGCATCTTTCGGACATTGTGGCGATATGGAAAGGTGGAATCTCCATACAGGGAGCATTGATCGGCGGGTTTATCACTGCAGCCGTTTATGCCCGCGTACACCAAATCTCATTTTGGGAATTAGCGGACACGCTTGCCCCAGCCATTATTTTGGGACATGCGATCGGGCGCATCGCGTGTTTTTTAAACGGAGATGCATTTGGATCACCGACGAACGCCGGGTTTGGAATTGTTTATCCGGAAGGAACACTAGCCTATGATCAGTATGGAGCAGTTCCACTATGGCCGGCGGAAGTCTGGGAGGGACAGTGGGACTTTATGGTGTTTGCGATTCTGATTTCTTTGAAGAATAGGAAGCTGCCCAAAGGTGTTCTTTTTCTATCGTACAATGTTTTATATGCAGCAGGCCGATTTTCACTGGAGTACCTGCGCGGAGATTCCCCTCGGTATGCGCTTAACTGGACGGCCGGCCAATGGACCAGTGTATCGGTAATTAGTATCGCTTTGGTTTTCATGGTGGTTTTTATACGAAAACATAGATCGGATATACAGATCATTAGCAGTACAGAGATCTAA
- a CDS encoding ParM/StbA family protein: MSTRNAAIDIGNDTLKAYVQGLNQEIWIPNVIAEIGESRDIVEFEKHPLDGLHVEIVSGALKRGQGVFAVGKLAGGYAHNDELTSDSEKSEADQPVIMLLTALAYDAAKALHPKNGLIEATYNLSTGLPLSEAKRGKRKTFKDKLKANSHEIRFRTTPEIGGTLVRLKFEEVLVNIEGHVALIDLTTNDDGTVRNEELTRMTVLINDIGGLSTDAAIIHEDGTVDNIYSDGIKEGVSPYLDEIMDRVHHDLGYRFLNRQQLVEVITSEKVEERNHIWIKGIRTSIQSIVDEILIKLAREEYKLIRSSWNKVPGIRVSYQIGGGALLLKPYLEAINEQEDNYPLRFVGAKDSIWMIARAYYKLLTVYLQYKNAQIPVTPK; this comes from the coding sequence ATGAGTACACGAAATGCAGCGATTGATATTGGTAATGACACGTTGAAGGCTTATGTGCAAGGTTTGAATCAAGAAATATGGATCCCAAATGTTATTGCTGAAATCGGGGAATCCAGAGATATTGTAGAATTTGAAAAACATCCTTTGGACGGACTCCATGTGGAGATTGTATCCGGGGCGCTGAAACGCGGACAAGGTGTTTTTGCCGTTGGGAAGCTAGCTGGAGGTTACGCCCATAATGATGAATTGACTTCAGACAGCGAGAAATCAGAAGCAGACCAGCCTGTAATTATGCTGTTAACCGCACTTGCCTATGATGCAGCGAAAGCACTTCACCCTAAAAACGGGTTGATCGAAGCAACCTACAACCTCTCTACTGGATTACCATTAAGTGAAGCCAAGCGAGGAAAACGTAAAACATTCAAAGATAAACTAAAGGCGAATTCTCATGAAATTAGATTTAGAACAACACCAGAAATCGGCGGTACCCTTGTTCGTCTGAAATTTGAGGAGGTATTAGTCAATATTGAAGGCCATGTAGCCTTAATTGATCTGACAACGAATGATGACGGAACAGTTCGTAATGAAGAGTTGACCCGCATGACGGTTCTGATTAATGATATCGGCGGCCTTTCAACCGATGCAGCCATCATTCATGAGGATGGAACTGTAGACAATATCTATTCTGACGGGATTAAAGAAGGGGTGTCACCCTATCTGGATGAAATTATGGATAGGGTTCATCATGATCTCGGTTATCGATTCCTGAACAGGCAACAACTGGTTGAGGTTATCACTTCAGAGAAAGTCGAAGAACGCAATCATATTTGGATAAAGGGCATTCGGACAAGCATCCAGTCTATTGTTGATGAGATTTTGATTAAACTTGCCCGTGAAGAATACAAGCTTATCAGAAGTTCATGGAATAAGGTTCCGGGAATCCGGGTTTCTTATCAAATCGGTGGTGGTGCATTACTGCTTAAACCTTATCTCGAGGCGATAAACGAACAAGAGGATAACTATCCCCTCCGGTTTGTTGGAGCAAAAGACTCCATTTGGATGATTGCCAGAGCCTATTATAAGCTGTTGACCGTGTATCTCCAATATAAAAATGCGCAAATACCTGTAACACCAAAGTAG
- a CDS encoding DUF6803 family protein, giving the protein MNMTHYMSLLMDNQPWNLIIFMAIPVIFAETITVTEFFILFNKNVQGGLKAFNRICSILAGLYFTGVFLYLFPTAFVPLTVNGEWHSWVDVVAVGFYLSGVFFLLPLALLDLGLISRKRSEEGKLKLHFILVSGFLVVAHIAMIFGMVNPEIVSGMAGMSH; this is encoded by the coding sequence ATGAACATGACTCATTACATGTCCCTTCTTATGGACAATCAGCCGTGGAATCTGATCATCTTTATGGCAATCCCCGTCATTTTTGCTGAGACAATTACGGTAACAGAGTTCTTTATCCTTTTCAACAAAAATGTCCAGGGTGGATTAAAGGCATTTAACCGAATCTGCAGTATTTTGGCTGGTCTTTACTTTACAGGAGTTTTCTTGTATCTTTTCCCAACAGCTTTTGTCCCTCTGACCGTAAATGGAGAGTGGCATTCTTGGGTAGACGTTGTCGCGGTTGGATTTTACCTCAGCGGCGTATTCTTCCTGCTGCCTCTGGCTCTTTTGGATCTTGGACTTATCAGCCGTAAACGTTCGGAAGAAGGAAAGCTCAAGCTTCACTTTATTCTCGTCAGCGGGTTTCTCGTTGTTGCACACATCGCCATGATCTTTGGGATGGTTAATCCTGAGATTGTAAGCGGAATGGCTGGTATGAGTCATTAA
- a CDS encoding DsrE/DsrF/DrsH-like family protein, with amino-acid sequence MSTKVAIIASNGGLFDAYKVFNIATASAATDAEVAIFFTFEGLNLIHKQAHHQLPLPAGREHFAEGFKNANVPSIPELVEMAQEMGVKIIACQMTMDVMNLQKEDFIEGIEVGGAVTFLDFAKDANVSLTF; translated from the coding sequence ATGAGTACAAAAGTAGCTATTATCGCAAGTAACGGTGGTTTGTTTGATGCCTATAAAGTGTTCAATATTGCCACAGCTTCTGCGGCAACCGATGCCGAAGTAGCAATCTTCTTCACCTTCGAGGGATTGAATTTGATTCATAAACAGGCGCATCACCAGCTGCCATTGCCGGCTGGACGGGAGCATTTTGCCGAAGGATTTAAAAATGCCAACGTTCCATCCATTCCTGAGCTGGTTGAAATGGCACAGGAGATGGGCGTCAAAATCATTGCCTGCCAAATGACTATGGATGTAATGAATTTGCAGAAAGAAGATTTTATCGAAGGAATCGAAGTCGGAGGCGCGGTTACATTCCTGGATTTTGCGAAGGATGCCAATGTCTCACTAACATTTTAA
- a CDS encoding TVP38/TMEM64 family protein, with the protein MEYLVVDSELLMRWLMEWGAWAVLISLLINVVISVVGIIPSVALTIVNMLVFGVVPGFLLSWVGEVLGAAVSYLLYRKGTLTYKEKYRPNKTIKWLSQIQTLNPKRQFFSIIIARSAPLIPSSLVTLICVISKIGFSNFIVASAIGKIPSLLLEALIGYGYVNLLNYKF; encoded by the coding sequence ATGGAATACCTAGTAGTGGATTCAGAATTACTCATGCGGTGGCTGATGGAATGGGGAGCCTGGGCAGTCCTCATAAGTTTATTGATAAATGTGGTCATAAGTGTTGTAGGAATCATTCCATCAGTGGCACTAACGATTGTGAATATGTTAGTCTTTGGCGTGGTTCCTGGATTTCTTCTCTCATGGGTCGGAGAAGTTTTAGGTGCAGCCGTCTCGTATCTTCTTTATCGCAAAGGCACCTTAACCTATAAGGAGAAATATCGCCCGAATAAAACCATCAAATGGCTGTCCCAGATTCAAACATTAAATCCTAAGCGTCAGTTTTTTAGCATAATAATTGCCCGATCAGCGCCGTTAATTCCTTCATCATTAGTCACTTTAATCTGCGTTATATCCAAAATAGGCTTTTCAAATTTTATAGTTGCTTCGGCGATAGGTAAAATACCATCATTGCTACTCGAAGCACTCATTGGCTATGGATATGTTAATCTATTGAACTATAAATTCTAG
- a CDS encoding class I SAM-dependent methyltransferase, which yields MKDNQNTIIRRRYNRISRIFDLMERMIKKEWRVDLLNGLHGEVLEVGVGTGANLPFYAKPVSAVTGIDFSPGMLRYAKVKAQHSELPITLLEMDAQCMDFPDNTFDYVIVTCVFCSVPDPDAGFKEIRRVCKPEGKVLLLEHMRSEQPFIGVLMDILNPLAVRMSGANINRRTLRNIELAGFVIKENKSLMGSIMRRLVLSPNKTEL from the coding sequence ATGAAGGATAACCAAAACACAATCATCCGTAGAAGATATAACCGGATTTCAAGGATTTTTGACCTGATGGAGCGCATGATTAAAAAAGAATGGCGAGTAGACCTATTGAATGGCTTACATGGAGAAGTATTAGAGGTAGGCGTAGGCACAGGAGCTAATTTGCCCTTTTATGCTAAACCAGTATCCGCTGTAACTGGTATTGATTTCAGCCCAGGTATGCTTCGGTATGCGAAGGTAAAAGCGCAGCATTCTGAGCTTCCCATCACCCTCTTGGAAATGGATGCTCAGTGTATGGATTTCCCCGACAACACTTTTGATTACGTCATCGTTACCTGTGTCTTTTGTTCGGTACCTGATCCCGACGCTGGATTCAAGGAAATCAGGAGAGTGTGTAAACCGGAAGGAAAGGTACTTCTCTTGGAGCATATGCGCAGTGAACAGCCCTTTATAGGAGTACTAATGGACATCTTGAATCCTTTAGCTGTAAGGATGTCAGGTGCAAATATCAACCGTCGAACGCTTCGCAACATAGAGTTAGCCGGATTCGTTATTAAAGAGAACAAGTCATTAATGGGTTCCATTATGCGCCGGTTAGTTTTGTCTCCAAATAAAACTGAACTATAG
- a CDS encoding YncE family protein, producing the protein MNKNMIIGLSSLILVVGLTACGNGASTQQNSALPANNSQTVNSNETSKSAGDLAEGEIYYTANEGGSISKIDAATNQVIDTIEIDGAVHNVQISPDGKTVGVTVVPEMPEMGESENDHDSDHAMNGYAIFYDTATNKKSTKLMLEHTLLISYLQGTISIS; encoded by the coding sequence ATGAATAAAAATATGATCATAGGTCTGTCGAGTCTTATTCTTGTAGTTGGGTTAACCGCATGCGGTAATGGTGCAAGTACGCAGCAAAACTCAGCATTACCAGCTAATAATAGTCAAACGGTAAATTCGAATGAAACCTCCAAAAGTGCAGGGGATTTGGCAGAAGGAGAAATCTACTATACAGCTAATGAAGGAGGAAGTATTTCAAAAATAGATGCGGCCACAAATCAAGTGATAGATACAATTGAAATCGATGGAGCCGTTCATAATGTTCAGATTTCTCCCGATGGAAAAACAGTAGGCGTCACAGTCGTTCCTGAAATGCCGGAGATGGGTGAAAGTGAAAATGATCATGACTCCGATCATGCCATGAACGGATATGCGATATTTTATGATACAGCAACTAACAAAAAATCCACCAAGTTAATGTTGGAGCACACCCTGCTCATATCGTATTTACAGGGGACAATAAGTATATCCTGA